The following coding sequences are from one Sphingomonadaceae bacterium OTU29LAMAA1 window:
- the otsB gene encoding trehalose-phosphatase has protein sequence MTHLPPPPADLLRDAALFLDFDGTLVELQGHPDAVAVDARLAALIDRLGDALDGRVAIISGRPVAGIRALFGNPHFAISGSHGLEVAWPDGRHARAERPAALDRIVDQMHTFATATNGVLVEEKPLGAALHYRAAPTAEAAARDLAATLAADAGLHLQTGKMMIEVRVPGADKGTALRALMQAPLFAGRTPVFLGDDDTDEPAMVAARDLGGAGILIGAPRDTAAAWRLDDVATTLTWLETATESLTA, from the coding sequence GTGACGCACCTCCCTCCGCCCCCTGCCGATCTGCTCCGCGATGCGGCGCTGTTCCTCGATTTCGACGGCACGCTCGTCGAGTTGCAGGGCCATCCCGACGCCGTCGCGGTCGACGCCCGCCTCGCCGCCCTCATCGATCGTCTGGGCGACGCGCTCGACGGTCGCGTCGCGATCATCTCCGGGCGGCCGGTCGCCGGCATCCGCGCGCTGTTCGGCAATCCTCATTTCGCGATCTCGGGCAGCCACGGACTGGAAGTCGCATGGCCCGACGGCCGGCATGCCCGCGCGGAACGTCCCGCTGCCCTCGACCGTATAGTCGACCAGATGCATACCTTCGCAACCGCAACAAACGGGGTGCTGGTCGAGGAAAAGCCGCTCGGAGCCGCGCTTCACTACCGCGCCGCCCCGACCGCCGAAGCCGCCGCCCGCGATCTCGCCGCGACCCTTGCCGCTGATGCCGGCCTGCATCTGCAGACCGGCAAGATGATGATCGAGGTTCGCGTTCCCGGTGCGGACAAGGGCACCGCGCTCCGCGCCCTGATGCAGGCGCCGCTATTCGCGGGTCGCACCCCCGTATTCCTCGGCGACGACGATACCGACGAACCGGCGATGGTCGCCGCCCGCGACCTAGGCGGTGCCGGCATCCTGATCGGTGCCCCCCGCGATACCGCCGCCGCCTGGCGCCTCGATGATGTCGCCACCACCCTCACGTGGCTCGAAACCGCAACCGAAAGCCTGACCGCATGA
- a CDS encoding glycosyltransferase family 2 protein produces MTHTPTIAATLIVRDEARCILRCLDSVAPFVDRMVVVDTGSVDDTVAIALGARAEVHHVPWSDDFSSARNEALRLAASDWHLVLDADEWIVSGGDSLRDWCKEPARLGQACIHSDDGDGATTTRSWITRLLPRGVWFEGRVHEQVASALPRVRTGLHVGHDGYRLAQIARKQDRNHRLLLAELATQPGDPYLLYQLGKDADMRGDALESARHYADAVPVTPRSAAWRHALITCAIPALVKAGRLEQAMALAEAEMPYWTGSPDFFFVLGDLLLARAIADPARAVDQWLPLAVGAWERCLAIGEQPALEGSVAGRGSRLARHNLHVIGSQLALLAG; encoded by the coding sequence ATGACCCATACTCCCACCATCGCCGCGACTCTGATCGTGCGGGACGAGGCAAGGTGTATCTTGCGGTGCCTGGACAGTGTCGCACCCTTCGTGGACCGGATGGTGGTCGTGGATACGGGATCGGTCGACGATACCGTGGCGATCGCGCTGGGAGCGAGGGCAGAGGTGCATCATGTGCCTTGGTCCGACGATTTCTCGTCCGCGCGCAACGAAGCGCTGCGACTGGCTGCGTCGGACTGGCATCTGGTGCTCGATGCGGACGAATGGATCGTGTCGGGCGGCGATAGCCTGCGCGATTGGTGCAAGGAGCCGGCGCGGCTGGGGCAGGCGTGCATCCACAGCGACGACGGTGACGGCGCAACCACGACTCGCAGCTGGATCACGCGGCTCTTACCGCGGGGCGTGTGGTTCGAAGGGCGGGTTCACGAACAGGTCGCCTCTGCTCTGCCTCGGGTGCGAACCGGCCTGCACGTCGGCCACGACGGCTATCGGTTGGCGCAGATCGCCCGCAAACAGGATCGCAACCACCGGCTGCTGCTGGCCGAACTTGCGACGCAACCCGGTGACCCGTATCTGCTCTATCAGTTGGGCAAGGATGCCGACATGCGCGGCGATGCCCTTGAGTCGGCGCGCCACTATGCGGATGCCGTGCCCGTAACGCCGCGATCGGCGGCATGGCGGCACGCGCTGATCACCTGCGCGATCCCTGCGCTCGTTAAGGCCGGACGGCTGGAGCAGGCGATGGCGCTGGCCGAGGCGGAGATGCCGTATTGGACCGGCTCACCCGATTTCTTCTTCGTGCTCGGCGACCTGCTGCTCGCGCGTGCGATCGCCGATCCGGCACGGGCGGTCGACCAGTGGCTACCGCTGGCGGTCGGGGCGTGGGAGCGCTGTCTGGCGATCGGCGAGCAGCCTGCGCTGGAGGGTAGCGTCGCGGGGCGGGGGAGTCGTCTCGCCCGGCACAATCTCCACGTGATCGGATCGCAGCTGGCGCTGCTGGCCGGCTGA
- a CDS encoding pseudouridine synthase: MTLILFNKPYDVLSQFTDRGSPTTRATLSDYIDVPGVYPAGRLDRDSEGLLLLTDDGRLQSRIADPKFKLPKTYWVQVEGLPDDDALHRLRSGVMLNDGLTRPAEAERIAPPDIWPRTPPIRVRQSIPDTWLSLTITEGRNRQVRRMTAAVGYPTLRLIRWRIGDWMLDDLAPGAWRAA, from the coding sequence GTGACCCTCATCCTGTTCAACAAGCCCTACGACGTCCTCAGCCAGTTCACCGACCGCGGCAGTCCGACCACCCGCGCCACCCTGTCGGACTATATCGACGTGCCGGGCGTCTACCCCGCCGGCCGCCTCGACCGCGACAGCGAGGGCCTGCTCCTCCTCACCGACGACGGCCGCCTGCAATCCCGCATCGCCGACCCCAAGTTCAAGCTGCCGAAAACCTATTGGGTGCAGGTCGAGGGCCTTCCGGACGACGATGCGCTGCACCGGCTGCGGTCCGGCGTGATGCTGAACGACGGCCTCACCCGCCCCGCCGAAGCCGAGCGCATCGCCCCGCCCGACATCTGGCCCCGCACACCCCCCATCCGCGTCCGCCAGTCGATCCCCGACACCTGGCTGTCGCTGACCATCACCGAAGGCCGCAACCGCCAGGTCCGCCGCATGACCGCCGCCGTCGGCTACCCGACGCTGAGGCTGATCCGCTGGCGCATCGGAGACTGGATGCTGGACGATCTCGCACCGGGCGCATGGCGCGCCGCCTGA
- a CDS encoding NTP transferase domain-containing protein, which produces MMITTGLLLAAGQGSRLRSVTPFKPLCPVAGRALIDHALDGMAAAGLTRAIVSLGYGADAIAAHLASRQWPLEVVTVMTDYHQPNGVSALAARALVGEEGAVLAMCDHLVQPRHYRRLARAGAGMGLRLGIDRRLGHPWVDPLDVTNVATRGDAIVAIGKGLTPHDCYDTGIFAVSQRFFGALATLDSPSLTEGVRILAAEGSAKIVDCSDLDWLDVDDAPAFAHAEGWMTQLAA; this is translated from the coding sequence ATGATGATAACCACGGGCCTGCTGCTCGCCGCCGGACAGGGCAGCCGGCTCCGTTCGGTCACGCCGTTCAAGCCGCTCTGCCCGGTCGCCGGGCGCGCGCTGATCGATCATGCCCTCGACGGCATGGCGGCAGCGGGTCTGACGCGCGCGATCGTGTCGCTCGGCTATGGCGCCGACGCGATCGCCGCGCATCTCGCCAGTCGGCAATGGCCACTGGAAGTGGTGACGGTGATGACCGACTATCACCAGCCCAACGGCGTGTCGGCGCTCGCCGCCCGCGCGCTCGTCGGTGAAGAAGGCGCAGTGCTTGCGATGTGCGATCACCTCGTCCAGCCGCGCCACTACCGCCGCCTCGCCAGGGCCGGTGCCGGCATGGGTCTCCGCCTTGGCATCGACCGCCGCCTCGGCCATCCCTGGGTCGACCCGCTCGACGTCACCAACGTCGCCACCCGTGGCGATGCGATCGTCGCCATCGGCAAGGGCCTGACCCCGCACGATTGCTACGACACCGGCATCTTCGCCGTGTCCCAGCGCTTCTTCGGAGCCTTGGCGACGCTCGACAGCCCCTCGCTCACCGAAGGCGTCCGCATCCTCGCCGCCGAGGGCTCGGCGAAGATCGTCGATTGCAGCGATCTCGACTGGCTCGACGTCGACGACGCCCCCGCATTCGCGCATGCCGAGGGCTGGATGACGCAACTCGCGGCCTGA
- a CDS encoding inositol-3-phosphate synthase encodes MKSINIAIVGIGNCASSLVQGLEHYREGANDLVGLMHWELGGYKPSDIKVVAAWDVDARKVGKDVAEAVFAKPNCTAVFAANLPATGTIVKMGAVLDGVAEHMSDYKDDRTFIVANDTQPTKAEIVAELKASGTDVLMNYLPVGSQEATEFYAECALEAGVAFVNNIPVFIASNPVWAKRFEDAGVAIIGDDIKAQLGATIVHRVLTDLFAKRGVKLDRTYQLNTGGNTDFLNMSNHRRLESKKISKTEAVQSVAAERMDDDNVHIGPSDYVPWQNDNKVCFLRMEGQLFGGVPMNLELRLSVEDSPNSAGVAIDMIRCAAIAKDRGIAGVIDPASAYFCKHPRHQMTDDLAQIAVEDFIKAA; translated from the coding sequence ATGAAGAGCATCAACATCGCCATCGTCGGCATCGGCAACTGCGCGAGCTCGCTCGTCCAGGGGCTGGAGCATTATCGCGAAGGCGCCAACGATCTCGTCGGCCTCATGCACTGGGAACTCGGCGGCTATAAGCCTTCGGACATCAAGGTCGTCGCCGCGTGGGACGTCGACGCACGCAAGGTCGGCAAGGACGTGGCCGAGGCGGTTTTCGCCAAGCCAAATTGCACCGCCGTCTTCGCCGCGAACCTGCCCGCCACCGGCACGATCGTGAAGATGGGCGCGGTCCTGGACGGCGTCGCCGAGCACATGTCCGACTACAAGGACGACCGCACCTTCATCGTCGCCAACGACACGCAGCCGACCAAGGCCGAGATCGTCGCCGAGCTGAAGGCGTCGGGCACCGACGTGCTGATGAACTACCTGCCGGTCGGCAGTCAGGAAGCGACCGAATTCTACGCCGAATGCGCGCTGGAAGCCGGTGTCGCCTTCGTCAACAACATCCCCGTCTTCATCGCGTCCAACCCGGTCTGGGCCAAGCGGTTCGAGGATGCCGGCGTCGCGATCATCGGCGACGACATCAAGGCGCAGCTGGGTGCGACGATCGTCCACCGCGTGCTGACCGACCTGTTCGCCAAGCGCGGCGTCAAGCTGGACCGCACCTACCAGCTCAACACCGGTGGCAACACCGACTTCCTCAACATGTCGAATCACCGCCGTCTTGAATCGAAGAAGATCTCGAAGACCGAAGCGGTGCAGTCGGTCGCGGCCGAGCGCATGGACGACGACAACGTCCACATCGGCCCGTCGGATTACGTGCCGTGGCAGAACGACAACAAGGTCTGCTTCCTGCGCATGGAAGGCCAGTTGTTCGGCGGCGTGCCGATGAACCTCGAACTGCGCCTGTCGGTCGAGGATTCGCCCAACAGCGCTGGTGTCGCGATCGACATGATCCGCTGCGCCGCCATCGCCAAGGACCGCGGCATCGCCGGCGTCATCGATCCCGCGAGCGCGTATTTCTGCAAGCACCCGCGCCACCAGATGACCGACGACCTCGCGCAGATCGCGGTCGAGGACTTCATCAAGGCCGCATGA
- a CDS encoding CDP-alcohol phosphatidyltransferase family protein has protein sequence MTPPPRDGSRDRRIEDPSNLYLIHPASHALLPFALRHGISANMVSLAGLACGTVAAIAYANWYYPALALVGLVFSVAWLIADGLDGMIARATQTASALGRTLDGLCDHGVFALIYLSLAWTVGTVEGWVLALTAAAAHAVQSSLYEGERARFHRRALGLPLAVVPQPTGMVLVRLYDSVAGSVDRLSMPFERRFGAAEDRSAFAAAYAAAAVPVMRLQSLLTANVRVWAICIACLAGDPRIFWWFEIVPLTVIATLGLSAHRRVERRFVHGLAPQSILLSSEQGHS, from the coding sequence ATGACACCGCCTCCCCGGGATGGCTCACGCGATCGCCGGATCGAGGACCCATCGAACCTCTACCTGATTCACCCCGCGTCGCACGCCTTGCTCCCCTTTGCCCTGCGGCATGGGATTTCCGCCAACATGGTCTCTTTGGCTGGACTGGCCTGCGGGACGGTAGCGGCGATCGCCTATGCCAACTGGTATTATCCCGCGCTCGCGCTGGTCGGGCTGGTCTTCTCGGTCGCCTGGCTGATCGCCGACGGCCTCGACGGGATGATCGCCCGCGCGACGCAGACGGCGAGCGCGCTCGGCCGTACGCTCGACGGGTTGTGCGACCATGGCGTCTTCGCGCTGATCTATCTTTCGCTCGCCTGGACGGTGGGAACGGTGGAGGGCTGGGTCCTCGCACTCACCGCCGCCGCCGCCCATGCGGTGCAGTCGAGTCTGTACGAGGGCGAACGCGCGCGCTTCCATCGCCGCGCCCTTGGGTTGCCGCTCGCCGTGGTGCCGCAGCCAACCGGCATGGTGCTCGTCCGCCTCTACGACAGCGTCGCTGGCAGCGTCGATCGCCTCTCGATGCCGTTCGAACGCCGCTTCGGCGCCGCGGAGGACCGTAGCGCCTTTGCCGCCGCATATGCCGCCGCCGCCGTGCCGGTGATGCGGCTGCAATCCTTGCTCACCGCCAACGTCCGGGTATGGGCGATCTGCATCGCCTGCCTCGCGGGCGATCCGCGCATCTTCTGGTGGTTCGAAATCGTACCGTTGACGGTGATCGCCACGCTCGGCCTCTCCGCTCACCGGCGCGTCGAACGCCGCTTCGTTCACGGCCTCGCGCCGCAATCCATTCTACTTTCAAGCGAACAGGGTCATTCATGA
- a CDS encoding NAD(+) synthase: MTDFHSIHRHQMVRVAAATPLATVGDITANIDATVVMAKDADARGIDLVVFPELNLTSYAIDDLHLQSAQQRASEAAVLAVAEQTAALAPMLLVGAALVRNGRLYNNAVVIHRGRILGVVPKSFLPNYREYYEKRWFAPGLGLRDLTMRIGDADVPFGPDLIFAADDMPGFVVHAEICEDYWAPTPPSTAGALAGATICCNLSASNIIIGKGRERMLLAEAQSARASCAYIYSAAGPGESTTDLAWDGQGLIYELGDLLIESRRFVQEPELVAADIDLERIVQERLRNGTFNDSAIAAGHPEARFRRIGFTHRPALADTGLERPVRRFPFVPNDPGRRDEDCYEAFNIQVEALAKRLSATRSKTLVIGVSGGLDSTHALIVAAKAMDRLGRPRSDILGFTMPGFATGDATKGNAWALMRALGCTADEIDIRPAARQMLADMDHPFAKGEAVYDVTFENVQAGLRTDYLFRLANQRGGIVLGTGDLSELALGWCTYGVGDQMSHYAVNSGVPKTLIQFLIRWCIRTGQYDEATNEVLSTILSQEISPELVPADADTGAMQSTESMIGPYALNDFFAHYVVRYGLAPSKIAFLAWHAWRDVEAGQWPEDFPNDSRVAYDLPTIKHWLERFVVRFFQLSQFKRSAIPNGPKVSGGGALSPRGDWRAPSDGTAAVWLDELRRNVP, from the coding sequence ATGACCGACTTCCATTCGATCCACCGCCACCAGATGGTCCGCGTCGCCGCAGCGACTCCGCTCGCGACCGTTGGCGACATCACCGCCAATATCGATGCGACCGTGGTGATGGCAAAGGATGCCGATGCACGCGGAATCGATCTGGTCGTGTTTCCCGAACTCAACCTGACATCTTACGCGATCGACGACCTGCACCTGCAATCGGCGCAACAGCGCGCCAGCGAAGCGGCCGTGCTCGCCGTAGCCGAACAGACGGCTGCGCTTGCCCCGATGCTGCTCGTAGGCGCGGCACTCGTCCGCAACGGGCGGCTCTACAACAATGCCGTCGTCATCCACCGCGGCCGCATCCTTGGTGTCGTGCCGAAGAGCTTCCTGCCCAACTACCGCGAATATTACGAGAAGCGCTGGTTCGCGCCCGGGCTCGGCCTGCGCGACCTGACGATGCGGATCGGCGATGCTGACGTCCCGTTCGGTCCCGACCTGATCTTCGCCGCGGACGATATGCCGGGCTTCGTCGTCCATGCCGAGATCTGCGAGGATTATTGGGCGCCGACCCCGCCATCGACCGCCGGTGCGCTGGCGGGCGCGACGATCTGCTGCAATCTCAGTGCTTCCAACATCATCATCGGCAAGGGTCGCGAGCGGATGCTGCTCGCCGAGGCGCAGTCCGCGCGCGCCTCGTGCGCCTATATCTATTCCGCCGCAGGGCCGGGGGAGAGCACCACCGACCTCGCCTGGGATGGGCAGGGGCTGATCTACGAGCTCGGCGACCTGCTGATCGAATCGCGACGGTTCGTGCAGGAGCCCGAGCTGGTCGCCGCCGACATCGACCTCGAGCGTATCGTGCAGGAGCGACTGCGCAACGGCACGTTCAACGATTCGGCGATCGCTGCCGGTCATCCGGAGGCCCGTTTCCGCCGGATCGGCTTCACGCATCGGCCGGCGCTGGCCGACACCGGGCTGGAGCGCCCCGTCCGCCGCTTTCCCTTCGTCCCCAACGATCCCGGCCGCCGCGATGAGGATTGCTACGAAGCCTTCAACATCCAGGTCGAGGCGCTCGCCAAGCGGCTGTCCGCGACCAGGTCGAAGACGCTCGTCATCGGCGTCTCGGGCGGCCTCGACTCTACCCACGCGCTGATCGTCGCGGCAAAGGCGATGGATCGGCTGGGCCGTCCGCGGTCCGACATCCTCGGCTTCACCATGCCGGGCTTCGCCACCGGCGACGCCACCAAGGGCAATGCCTGGGCGCTGATGCGTGCGCTCGGCTGCACTGCGGACGAGATCGACATCCGCCCTGCGGCGCGCCAGATGCTCGCCGACATGGACCACCCCTTCGCGAAGGGCGAGGCGGTGTACGACGTCACCTTCGAGAATGTGCAAGCGGGCCTGCGCACCGATTATCTGTTCCGCCTCGCCAACCAGCGTGGGGGCATCGTGCTCGGCACCGGCGACCTGTCCGAACTGGCGCTCGGCTGGTGCACCTATGGCGTCGGCGACCAGATGAGCCATTATGCCGTCAACAGCGGCGTGCCCAAGACGTTGATCCAGTTCCTGATCCGCTGGTGCATCCGCACCGGGCAATATGACGAGGCGACCAACGAGGTGCTCTCGACCATCCTGTCGCAGGAAATCTCGCCCGAACTGGTGCCTGCCGATGCCGACACCGGAGCGATGCAGAGCACCGAATCGATGATCGGGCCTTACGCGCTCAACGATTTTTTCGCCCATTACGTCGTGCGTTACGGCCTCGCCCCGTCCAAGATCGCGTTCCTGGCGTGGCATGCGTGGCGCGATGTCGAGGCGGGGCAATGGCCGGAGGACTTTCCCAACGATTCCCGCGTCGCCTACGACCTGCCTACCATCAAGCATTGGCTGGAGCGCTTCGTCGTGCGTTTCTTCCAGCTCAGCCAGTTCAAGCGCTCGGCGATCCCCAACGGTCCCAAGGTCTCGGGCGGCGGCGCGCTCAGCCCGCGTGGTGACTGGCGCGCACCGTCGGACGGCACGGCGGCCGTGTGGCTCGACGAGTTGCGGCGAAACGTTCCATAG
- a CDS encoding ArsC family reductase has translation MMTTVSGIRNCDTMKKARAWLDAEGIAYHFHDYKIAGVDRTTLEGWVDRIGWEALLNRAGTMFRKLPEADKVGLDAGKAVDLMLAHPSMIKRPVVAHGDTLLVGFRPAEWAAAFGR, from the coding sequence ATGATGACGACGGTATCTGGCATCCGCAATTGCGACACTATGAAGAAAGCGCGGGCGTGGCTGGATGCCGAGGGCATCGCCTATCATTTCCACGACTATAAGATCGCCGGGGTCGATCGCACCACGCTCGAAGGCTGGGTTGACCGGATCGGTTGGGAAGCACTGCTCAACCGCGCGGGGACGATGTTTCGCAAATTGCCCGAAGCGGACAAGGTCGGGCTGGATGCCGGCAAGGCGGTTGACCTGATGCTCGCGCACCCGTCGATGATCAAGCGGCCGGTGGTCGCGCATGGCGATACGCTGCTTGTCGGGTTTAGACCGGCGGAATGGGCGGCTGCATTCGGACGCTGA
- the panB gene encoding 3-methyl-2-oxobutanoate hydroxymethyltransferase, producing MSTTYTIDTATSRANPTPAPLKRLTVPAIRKRKGGEPLVMLTAYTVRTAQLLDPHCDMLLVGDSLGQVIYGLPSTVPVTLEMMAAHGAAVVRGSYHAVVVIDMPFGSYEASPQQAFESAAYLLKQTGAAAVKLEGGEAMAPTVRFLSERGIPVMGHVGLTPQAVNVLGGYGARGKTDAEAVKIVADATAVADAGAFAVVIEGVMEPIAIRITEAVACPTIGIGASAQCDGQVLVAEDMLGLFERTARFVKRYEDMAGRISAAAQTYAAEVRARSFPGPEQIYPPKS from the coding sequence ATGTCCACCACCTACACGATCGACACCGCGACCAGTCGCGCCAATCCGACGCCGGCGCCGCTGAAGCGGCTGACGGTGCCCGCGATCCGCAAGCGCAAGGGCGGCGAGCCGCTGGTGATGCTGACCGCCTATACCGTGCGGACCGCGCAGTTGCTCGATCCGCATTGCGACATGCTGCTGGTCGGCGACAGTCTGGGGCAGGTAATCTATGGTCTGCCATCGACGGTGCCAGTGACGCTCGAGATGATGGCGGCGCATGGCGCAGCAGTGGTGCGCGGCAGCTATCATGCGGTGGTGGTGATCGACATGCCGTTCGGCAGCTACGAAGCCTCACCGCAACAGGCGTTCGAGAGCGCGGCCTATCTGCTGAAGCAGACCGGCGCGGCGGCGGTGAAGCTGGAGGGGGGCGAGGCGATGGCACCGACGGTGCGCTTCCTGTCCGAACGCGGTATCCCGGTGATGGGGCATGTCGGACTGACGCCGCAGGCGGTGAACGTGCTCGGCGGCTATGGCGCCCGCGGCAAGACCGATGCCGAAGCCGTGAAGATCGTCGCCGATGCGACTGCGGTGGCAGACGCCGGCGCCTTCGCGGTGGTGATCGAGGGCGTGATGGAGCCGATCGCGATCCGCATCACCGAAGCGGTGGCATGCCCGACGATCGGCATCGGCGCGTCGGCGCAATGCGACGGGCAGGTGCTGGTGGCGGAGGATATGCTTGGCCTTTTCGAACGTACCGCGCGCTTCGTAAAGCGCTATGAGGACATGGCCGGCCGCATTTCCGCCGCAGCGCAGACCTATGCCGCCGAAGTGCGGGCGCGCAGCTTTCCCGGACCGGAGCAGATCTATCCGCCGAAAAGCTGA